The following proteins are encoded in a genomic region of Synergistaceae bacterium:
- a CDS encoding ATP-binding protein, with amino-acid sequence MNNLTSWREIITPHDDVMKGVYKNSDFAIDLAQSTSGEGRDEYSNPNEFFSRTYLTSGMKGLLLQAAKRVTNQDGDPVMQIKTAFGGGKTHSMLALYHFMRSGNNIKSVREILDEAKISALPRVNIAVLVGTALNVSEARVSKVFPDIKINTFWGEMAAQLAESSGDKTIFERVRKNDEDGTSPGSQVLREIFDSCGPCLILMDEIVAYGRKLNDRKLSAGTFGNFITFIQELTEAARTSKNSLIAASIPESDMEVADSQGKEICRTIEKFFGRIETIYNPVEPREGFEVVRRRLFKECANPEARDITADSFSKFYRYNKKDFPFEASELSYKDRIISCYPIHPEIFDRLYKEWSTLENFQRTRGVLRFMASVIYNLWDKSDSNALIMPGSIDFSEQNIRTNLIKSLSSQDTWSAIIDNEVDGLDSIPRKNDREITRYGKDHASIKIARAIMLGSAPSSPSQQKTKRGIDSASIRLGVIQPGENISVYNDALNTLRDSLAYLYSDSDGNNFWYDTRPTLRKTVDERASQVDDLKIDSEIIKRLGKMNRGQIFSGVHVCPDSAFDVTDEQRARLVILPPSKSYNGRDDDIAKKFCLEIMNDCGRSPRMHKNMLVFLAPDSENLEGLRKIARFYIAWRSISDDREILNLDSRQIRETQANIKRYDDEIMNKLCSVWIWLLVPSLENGQDLKNLNFERYRISNDGSNLIERTESAIKDYDLIYTSWAPENLRFELDKLLWDGKNDICVKTLWDCLTQYCYLPKLAKYSVLETAIKRGLESDKYFALADSKDSDGKYINFRYNFSCESVNKESYLVKPEFIPKPEESKPQDSTKPEQEKITTPEPEHKTREFYLTAKLDPSRFARDFDKIKDEIIPHLMTGGSLEISVNIDFVASDEISGNIQHILSENCKALGHENFRFVKE; translated from the coding sequence ATGAATAACTTAACGAGCTGGAGAGAAATAATAACGCCTCATGATGATGTAATGAAGGGAGTCTACAAGAATTCAGATTTTGCGATAGATCTTGCACAGTCAACGAGCGGAGAAGGCCGGGACGAGTATTCAAACCCGAACGAATTTTTTTCGCGCACATATTTAACGTCAGGTATGAAGGGTTTATTACTTCAGGCAGCAAAGCGGGTAACAAATCAGGACGGCGACCCAGTAATGCAGATAAAAACGGCGTTCGGCGGAGGAAAGACTCACAGTATGCTTGCATTGTATCATTTTATGCGTTCAGGAAATAATATAAAGTCTGTGCGTGAGATTCTTGATGAGGCGAAAATTTCTGCATTGCCTCGTGTAAATATTGCTGTTCTTGTTGGTACTGCATTAAATGTGTCTGAGGCGAGAGTCTCAAAAGTTTTCCCTGACATAAAGATAAATACTTTCTGGGGAGAAATGGCGGCACAGCTTGCGGAGTCTTCCGGTGATAAGACAATTTTTGAGCGCGTCAGAAAAAATGATGAAGATGGTACATCGCCGGGATCACAAGTTTTGCGTGAAATATTTGACTCTTGCGGGCCGTGTTTAATCTTGATGGATGAGATAGTAGCGTATGGGCGTAAATTGAATGACAGAAAATTATCTGCTGGTACGTTCGGAAATTTTATAACGTTCATTCAGGAATTAACAGAAGCGGCCAGAACGAGCAAAAATAGTTTAATAGCTGCGTCAATACCTGAGTCAGATATGGAAGTTGCCGACTCTCAGGGAAAAGAAATTTGCAGGACGATAGAAAAATTTTTTGGCAGAATTGAGACGATTTATAATCCTGTAGAACCCCGCGAAGGTTTTGAGGTTGTGAGACGGCGATTATTCAAGGAGTGTGCGAATCCGGAAGCAAGAGACATAACGGCGGACTCATTCAGCAAATTTTACCGTTACAACAAGAAAGATTTTCCCTTTGAGGCCAGCGAATTATCATATAAGGACAGAATAATATCATGCTATCCGATTCACCCTGAAATTTTTGACAGGTTATATAAAGAGTGGTCGACGCTTGAAAATTTTCAGAGGACTCGAGGCGTTCTGCGTTTTATGGCGAGTGTGATATATAATTTATGGGACAAGAGCGACTCTAACGCTTTAATAATGCCCGGTTCGATAGATTTCAGCGAGCAGAATATCAGGACGAATCTAATAAAATCTTTGTCATCACAGGACACTTGGAGCGCAATAATAGATAATGAAGTTGACGGCCTTGACTCGATTCCCCGCAAAAACGATAGAGAAATTACACGTTACGGCAAAGATCACGCGTCAATAAAGATAGCTCGTGCAATCATGTTAGGGAGTGCGCCTTCAAGCCCATCACAGCAGAAAACAAAAAGAGGGATAGACTCGGCGAGCATAAGACTCGGAGTGATTCAGCCCGGCGAAAATATTTCTGTCTATAATGACGCATTAAACACGTTAAGGGATTCACTTGCATACTTATATTCTGACTCTGACGGAAATAATTTCTGGTACGACACGAGGCCGACCCTCCGCAAAACTGTAGACGAGAGAGCCTCACAAGTTGATGATTTGAAGATTGACTCTGAAATAATTAAACGTTTGGGAAAAATGAATCGCGGTCAAATTTTTTCAGGTGTTCACGTCTGCCCGGACAGTGCATTTGATGTAACAGATGAACAGAGAGCGAGACTCGTTATATTGCCGCCTTCAAAATCTTATAACGGCCGTGATGATGATATTGCTAAAAAGTTTTGTCTAGAGATAATGAATGACTGCGGGAGATCGCCGAGAATGCACAAAAATATGTTAGTTTTTCTTGCTCCTGACTCTGAAAACTTAGAGGGCTTGAGGAAGATTGCGAGATTTTACATTGCGTGGCGTTCGATAAGTGATGACAGGGAAATTTTGAATCTTGATTCGCGTCAAATACGGGAGACTCAGGCGAATATAAAGCGTTATGACGATGAAATTATGAATAAATTATGCTCGGTTTGGATATGGCTGTTAGTGCCAAGTCTTGAAAATGGCCAAGATCTGAAGAATTTAAATTTTGAGCGGTACAGGATCAGCAATGACGGCAGCAATTTAATCGAGCGCACAGAGTCAGCGATAAAAGACTATGATTTAATTTATACGAGCTGGGCACCTGAAAATCTCAGATTCGAACTTGATAAATTATTATGGGACGGAAAGAATGATATTTGCGTAAAAACTTTATGGGACTGTTTGACTCAATATTGTTACTTGCCGAAACTCGCGAAATACAGCGTGCTTGAGACTGCGATAAAAAGGGGTTTAGAGTCTGATAAATATTTTGCGCTTGCTGACTCGAAAGATTCTGACGGTAAATATATAAACTTTAGATATAATTTTTCGTGTGAGTCAGTGAATAAAGAGTCATATCTTGTGAAGCCTGAATTTATCCCGAAGCCTGAAGAATCAAAGCCGCAAGACTCGACCAAGCCCGAACAAGAAAAAATTACGACTCCTGAACCTGAACACAAGACGAGAGAATTTTATTTGACAGCGAAATTGGATCCTTCGAGATTTGCGCGCGATTTTGACAAAATAAAAGATGAGATAATACCGCATTTAATGACTGGCGGTAGTCTTGAAATTTCTGTAAATATAGATTTTGTTGCTTCCGATGAAATATCAGGGAATATACAGCATATATTAAGCGAAAATTGCAAAGCATTGGGCCATGAAAATTTTAGATTTGTTAAGGAGTAA
- a CDS encoding NAD(P)-dependent alcohol dehydrogenase: MKGYAMLKIGEAGWIEKDRPACGPLDAIVKPLALSPCTSDVHTVWEGAIGDRHNMILGHEGCGVVDEVGALVKDFKKGDRVMVAAITPDWGSLEAQAGYGQHSGGMLAGWKFSNFKDGVFGEYFHVNEADSNLAHLPDSISPEEACMLSDMVPTGFHGVELAQVEFGDTVLVIGIGPVGLMAVAGANLHGASRIICVGTRKVCRDAAAFYGATDFIGYKDGSIDEQVLKLTDGKGVDKVVIAGGGVETFEPAIKCLKPGGRIGNVNYLGSGTYVTIPRAEWGCGMSNKVIAGGLMPGGRLRLEKLSSLVACGKLNVKKLITHPFKGFEHVEDALMLMKNKPADLIKPVVVL; encoded by the coding sequence GTGAAAGGTTACGCAATGTTAAAAATCGGTGAAGCCGGATGGATCGAGAAAGATCGTCCTGCGTGCGGCCCTCTTGATGCAATCGTGAAGCCCCTTGCATTATCACCCTGCACAAGCGATGTACACACAGTCTGGGAAGGCGCAATCGGAGACCGTCATAATATGATTCTCGGTCATGAAGGCTGCGGAGTCGTTGATGAAGTCGGCGCACTCGTCAAAGATTTCAAGAAGGGCGATAGAGTCATGGTCGCTGCAATTACACCTGACTGGGGATCACTTGAAGCGCAGGCAGGATACGGCCAGCACTCCGGCGGAATGTTAGCGGGCTGGAAATTTTCAAACTTTAAAGACGGTGTTTTCGGCGAATATTTCCATGTCAACGAGGCAGACTCGAACTTAGCACACCTCCCCGACTCAATTTCTCCTGAAGAAGCATGTATGTTATCTGATATGGTGCCTACAGGATTTCACGGCGTAGAACTTGCACAGGTAGAATTTGGCGACACAGTTTTAGTAATCGGAATAGGGCCGGTCGGATTAATGGCAGTCGCGGGCGCAAACCTTCACGGAGCAAGCAGAATTATTTGTGTAGGAACGCGCAAAGTTTGCAGAGATGCAGCAGCTTTCTACGGTGCAACAGATTTTATCGGCTACAAGGACGGCAGCATTGACGAACAAGTTTTAAAGCTCACTGACGGCAAGGGCGTTGACAAAGTTGTCATTGCAGGCGGCGGCGTTGAGACATTCGAACCCGCTATTAAATGCCTTAAACCGGGCGGAAGAATCGGAAATGTAAACTATCTCGGCAGCGGAACATATGTAACAATCCCGAGAGCTGAATGGGGCTGCGGAATGTCAAATAAAGTTATTGCAGGCGGACTCATGCCCGGCGGAAGATTGAGACTCGAAAAGTTAAGCAGTCTCGTTGCTTGCGGAAAATTGAACGTCAAGAAATTAATTACTCACCCGTTCAAAGGCTTTGAGCACGTCGAAGATGCTTTAATGCTCATGAAGAATAAGCCGGCAGATCTCATTAAACCGGTTGTCGTGCTTTAA
- a CDS encoding GTP-binding protein: MQVLIISGFLGAGKTSFIKAMTRATGRQFVVVENEFGNSNVDSKLLNQDAMKIYELTEGCICCSMNMDFSLSVMTIANTLNPDYIIVEPSGVAMPSRILESLRKISYENIGVLAPVVIVDSQNFREEKNFYPEYFNDQLDSAGNVVLSKSESLSQDGFNEIYNELAIKDGVNFPLEHYSKWPREKWFELLTLKDGNKAIKSSVNPEERLSSLALANIKVSSPDELIYKLENLLSGSYGDIVRSKGFAACKNGVLNFSVVNRIYEVTESAINNNSDIVVIGENLKVEAINKLFGGSIIDEDEETGH, encoded by the coding sequence ATGCAGGTACTAATTATAAGTGGCTTTCTCGGAGCAGGTAAAACAAGTTTCATCAAGGCCATGACACGCGCGACGGGCCGTCAATTTGTCGTGGTGGAAAACGAATTTGGAAATTCAAACGTTGACAGCAAATTATTGAATCAGGACGCAATGAAAATTTATGAGCTTACAGAAGGCTGTATTTGCTGCTCGATGAATATGGATTTCTCGCTGTCTGTCATGACTATAGCAAACACTTTGAATCCTGATTATATAATTGTCGAACCGAGCGGAGTTGCAATGCCTTCAAGGATTCTGGAGAGTCTGCGCAAAATTTCATATGAGAATATCGGCGTGCTTGCTCCTGTTGTGATAGTTGACTCGCAAAATTTCAGGGAAGAGAAAAATTTTTATCCCGAATACTTTAATGATCAGTTAGACTCTGCCGGAAATGTTGTATTATCGAAATCTGAAAGTTTATCACAAGACGGCTTCAACGAAATTTATAACGAGCTTGCAATCAAAGACGGCGTAAATTTCCCGTTAGAGCATTACTCAAAGTGGCCGCGCGAAAAATGGTTTGAATTATTGACTCTCAAAGACGGCAATAAAGCAATAAAATCATCCGTTAATCCCGAAGAAAGATTATCGAGTCTAGCACTGGCAAATATAAAAGTTTCATCACCCGACGAGCTTATATACAAACTTGAAAATTTATTATCAGGCAGTTACGGCGATATTGTGAGGTCGAAAGGCTTTGCGGCGTGTAAAAATGGCGTGTTAAATTTCAGCGTCGTTAATAGAATCTATGAAGTAACAGAGTCAGCTATAAATAATAATTCTGATATTGTCGTAATCGGTGAAAATTTGAAAGTTGAAGCGATAAATAAACTTTTCGGTGGTTCAATCATAGACGAAGACGAAGAAACCGGGCATTAA
- a CDS encoding GDP-L-fucose synthase, whose product MLKDSKIYVAGHRGMVGSAILRELTKQGYTNIITRTHSELDLTRQSEVEKFFADEKPEYVFLAAAKVGGIGANSAALADFMYINMILEMNVINSAWKNGCKKLEFLGSSCIYPRLAPQPIKEEYLLTGSLEKTNEAYALAKISGLKYCEFLNKQYHTDYISVMPCNLYGINDNYHPEHSHVLPALIRRFHEAKINNLPEVTCWGDGSPLREFLFVDDLAELCVFLMNNYSGDETVNAGSGKEISIKDLTHLTAEIIGYNGKILWDTSKPNGTPRKLMDVSKAHSMGWHDKTSLREGIKLSYEDFKRKYRE is encoded by the coding sequence ATGCTTAAGGACTCAAAAATTTATGTAGCAGGCCATAGAGGCATGGTAGGTTCTGCAATTTTGCGCGAACTCACAAAGCAGGGCTATACAAATATTATTACGCGCACACATTCGGAATTAGATTTAACGCGTCAATCAGAAGTAGAAAAATTTTTTGCTGACGAGAAGCCTGAATATGTTTTCTTAGCTGCTGCCAAAGTAGGCGGAATAGGTGCAAATTCGGCGGCACTCGCTGACTTCATGTATATAAATATGATTCTTGAGATGAACGTTATTAATTCCGCGTGGAAAAATGGCTGCAAAAAACTTGAATTTCTTGGATCTTCCTGCATTTATCCGAGACTCGCGCCTCAGCCCATCAAGGAAGAATATTTATTAACCGGCTCACTTGAGAAGACTAACGAAGCATATGCACTCGCAAAAATTTCCGGGCTAAAATATTGTGAATTTCTCAACAAACAATATCACACCGATTATATTTCCGTAATGCCCTGCAACTTGTACGGAATAAACGATAATTATCACCCTGAACACAGTCATGTTTTGCCGGCTTTGATTCGCAGATTCCATGAAGCAAAAATTAATAATCTCCCTGAAGTTACATGCTGGGGCGACGGCAGCCCGTTAAGAGAATTTCTATTTGTTGATGACTTGGCCGAATTGTGCGTGTTTCTCATGAATAATTATTCAGGCGATGAGACAGTAAACGCAGGAAGCGGCAAAGAAATTTCTATCAAGGATTTAACGCACTTAACAGCAGAAATTATCGGCTACAACGGCAAAATTTTATGGGACACTTCAAAGCCGAACGGGACTCCGCGCAAATTAATGGATGTCAGCAAAGCTCATTCTATGGGATGGCACGATAAAACGAGTCTCCGCGAAGGAATTAAATTATCATATGAGGATTTCAAGCGCAAATATAGAGAGTAA
- a CDS encoding ATP-binding cassette domain-containing protein has product MSNWFDEQIHTRMQSDLDSFSNAFSSISEAIMGRKIFDVEDDSSSALEEIARFYNIYDSIRDIEDDEINIKLDKIFASNGIMRREVILTEGWYKDSAGIYLASTKEGRYIALIPDYRGYTYKDYETGRKIRINSKTQKNLHHEALCFYRPLPARKLTITDLINHALKSLNLSDIISILLITLCVTFVSMVTPYLTQIIYSQTIYSKNISAAAAVFIFIIASGISVTLFNVAKNLALSRINIKTNANVESAVMMRVIELPADFFKQYSSGELAQRAESASNLCTTMANVIFSLGLTAIMSLFYLRQIFIFTPALVRPAVLIVSALFISSVLLTYGHSVIMTRTTKLLAKEYGLIYAFVTGIQKIKLSGSERRAFAKWADQYRQIAKLNYDPPILLKLTQVFQPAITLAGTFILYSSAVSAGVSPDDYMAFTASYGLLSGAFVALSGAALSIASINPLLDMVRPILESVPEISHGKSKPIHGTIELNNVSFRYSPKTPLILDKFSVKINKGEYVAIVGKSGAGKSTLMRLLLGFERPEKGVIYYDGHDLKTLDVKEFRKNIGCVMQNSKLFPGSIYSNIIISAPNLTENDAWEAAKMAGIYDDINAMPMKMQTFISEGAGTLSGGQIQRIIIARAIASRPKILLFDEATSALDNITQKIIADSLEQLKCTRIIIAHRLSTVRNCDKILVLDNGKIAESGTYDELMNKHGLFAELVERQI; this is encoded by the coding sequence ATGTCAAACTGGTTTGATGAACAAATACACACGAGAATGCAATCAGATTTAGACTCTTTCTCTAACGCCTTTAGCAGCATATCAGAGGCAATAATGGGCAGAAAAATTTTCGATGTTGAGGACGACTCAAGCAGTGCACTTGAAGAAATTGCGAGATTCTATAATATTTATGACAGCATAAGAGATATAGAAGACGACGAAATTAATATCAAGCTCGACAAAATTTTTGCCTCAAATGGGATTATGCGCCGTGAAGTAATTTTAACTGAAGGCTGGTACAAAGACTCGGCGGGGATTTATTTAGCGTCGACTAAAGAAGGCCGTTATATTGCGTTGATTCCTGATTACAGGGGCTACACTTATAAAGACTACGAGACCGGCAGGAAAATTAGAATCAATTCCAAGACTCAGAAAAATTTACATCATGAAGCACTTTGCTTTTATCGTCCATTACCGGCAAGAAAGCTCACTATTACGGATTTAATAAATCACGCTCTGAAAAGTTTAAATTTGTCGGACATAATTTCTATATTGCTAATAACTCTTTGTGTAACGTTTGTATCAATGGTAACGCCTTATTTGACGCAGATTATTTATTCACAGACGATTTACAGTAAAAATATAAGTGCGGCGGCTGCGGTATTTATATTTATTATAGCGTCGGGGATTTCAGTAACGTTATTTAATGTCGCGAAAAATCTTGCACTATCACGAATCAATATCAAGACAAATGCAAATGTTGAATCGGCTGTAATGATGAGAGTAATAGAACTTCCGGCGGACTTCTTCAAGCAGTATTCTTCGGGAGAACTTGCCCAGCGTGCAGAATCAGCAAGCAATTTATGTACAACTATGGCGAACGTAATTTTTTCATTGGGATTAACTGCGATAATGAGTTTATTTTATCTCCGGCAAATTTTTATATTTACTCCTGCGCTTGTTCGTCCGGCTGTATTAATAGTTTCTGCGTTATTTATTTCGTCGGTGCTGTTGACGTATGGGCATTCAGTAATAATGACCCGCACAACGAAATTACTTGCGAAAGAATACGGGTTAATTTACGCATTTGTAACGGGAATCCAGAAAATTAAATTATCGGGTTCAGAACGCCGGGCCTTTGCGAAATGGGCAGATCAATACAGGCAAATTGCAAAACTTAATTATGACCCGCCTATATTGTTGAAGCTGACTCAAGTTTTCCAGCCTGCAATAACTTTAGCGGGAACGTTTATATTATATTCGTCTGCTGTGAGTGCAGGAGTCTCGCCTGATGATTATATGGCTTTTACTGCTTCATACGGGTTATTGTCGGGGGCGTTTGTTGCTTTGAGCGGTGCAGCGTTGTCTATTGCGTCAATAAATCCTCTGCTTGACATGGTGAGACCGATTTTAGAGTCAGTTCCGGAAATATCGCACGGAAAAAGTAAGCCCATTCACGGCACTATAGAATTAAATAATGTCAGCTTCAGATATTCGCCAAAAACGCCGTTAATTCTCGACAAATTTTCAGTGAAGATCAACAAAGGCGAATACGTTGCAATAGTCGGAAAAAGCGGTGCGGGAAAAAGTACGTTAATGCGCTTATTATTAGGCTTTGAACGTCCGGAGAAGGGAGTAATTTATTATGACGGCCACGACTTAAAGACTCTTGACGTTAAAGAATTTCGCAAAAATATCGGCTGTGTCATGCAAAATAGCAAATTATTTCCCGGAAGCATTTACTCGAATATAATAATTTCTGCGCCTAACTTGACGGAAAATGACGCGTGGGAAGCTGCAAAAATGGCCGGAATCTATGACGACATTAACGCAATGCCCATGAAGATGCAGACGTTCATAAGCGAAGGAGCCGGGACACTTTCGGGCGGTCAGATACAAAGAATAATAATCGCGCGTGCAATAGCGTCAAGGCCTAAAATTTTATTGTTCGACGAGGCAACAAGCGCACTAGATAATATCACTCAGAAAATAATTGCTGACTCACTCGAACAGCTTAAATGCACGAGAATTATAATAGCTCACAGACTTTCGACCGTGAGAAACTGCGATAAAATTCTAGTTCTTGACAACGGGAAAATCGCGGAGTCGGGAACTTATGACGAATTAATGAATAAACACGGCTTATTTGCTGAACTTGTAGAACGTCAGATATAG
- a CDS encoding ATP-binding cassette domain-containing protein, translating to MKKFAKVPIIMQLEALECGAACLDMILAYYGLWIPLEQMRRDCGVSRDGSNLRNIYRAAQKYNLHTKAFSCDAQALRENASFPVIVFWENNHFVVVNGFHKNKVSINDPARGHVIITFEEFKRSYSEICLVLEPDENFKPGGRPASILGFARQKLRGAFQMFLITALTTLITSLIGMLLPAFNRFFVDNLLTARHLQWSEGFFILLGLVIISQILALGIKAIFFLRLQGKMTAMSNTSFMWHILRLPLEFFEQRMAGDIADRYVSNQGISSILINTFTPLILDSVVMIFNLVIMLNYSMTLAFIGILAVIINLFLAKIISEHRINITRVQMRDQANLSSTTLMGIDMIETIKSSGAENGFFTRWAGFQANSLAQLVKFERLNQTLGQLPALLSLLSSNIILFLGIRLIMTGEWTIGLISAFNGYLAAFSSPAQMLISAGQQLQEMRTRMERVQDVFKYPVDVEYDNDLPDEEINKLSGLVEVNNITFGYNKLSEPILKNFSMRVEPGKSVAIVGPSGCGKSTVAKLITGLYNVWEGEILFDGKKLSQINRNVFTGSVACVSQEAILFEDSISNNIRMWDKSIEDFEIILAARDAMIHDEILQRDGDYSSDVQEGGKNFSGGQKQRIEIASALAQDPTIIILDEATSALDTKTEYKLINAISARGITRIIISHRLSIIRDCDEIIVMKNGEILDRGTHQELMNKCGYYASLITNE from the coding sequence ATGAAAAAATTTGCAAAAGTTCCCATTATAATGCAGCTTGAAGCTCTCGAATGCGGGGCAGCTTGTCTTGATATGATACTTGCTTATTACGGACTCTGGATCCCGTTAGAACAAATGCGCCGGGACTGCGGAGTCTCCCGCGATGGTTCTAATTTGCGCAACATCTACAGGGCAGCACAGAAATATAATTTACACACTAAAGCATTTAGTTGTGATGCACAGGCTTTGAGAGAAAATGCAAGTTTCCCCGTTATAGTTTTCTGGGAAAATAATCATTTTGTTGTCGTCAACGGTTTTCACAAGAATAAAGTTTCAATCAACGACCCTGCACGAGGCCATGTAATAATAACTTTTGAGGAGTTCAAGCGATCATATTCTGAAATTTGCTTAGTGCTTGAGCCTGACGAAAATTTTAAACCGGGCGGCCGTCCTGCGTCTATTCTCGGTTTTGCGCGTCAAAAATTGCGTGGTGCGTTCCAAATGTTTCTGATTACTGCTTTAACGACTCTGATTACTTCATTGATAGGGATGTTACTGCCGGCATTTAATAGATTCTTCGTCGATAATTTATTAACGGCCAGACATTTGCAGTGGTCAGAAGGATTCTTTATATTGCTTGGACTCGTAATAATTTCGCAGATTCTAGCACTCGGAATAAAAGCTATATTTTTTCTCAGGCTTCAGGGCAAAATGACGGCGATGTCAAATACTTCATTTATGTGGCATATATTGAGACTCCCGTTAGAATTTTTCGAGCAGCGTATGGCCGGAGATATTGCAGATCGTTACGTGTCGAATCAGGGAATATCAAGCATTCTGATAAACACTTTTACGCCGTTAATTCTTGATTCTGTCGTGATGATATTTAATTTAGTTATCATGCTCAATTACAGTATGACTCTTGCGTTTATCGGGATTCTTGCTGTAATCATAAATTTATTTCTCGCTAAGATAATTTCAGAGCACAGAATAAATATAACTCGTGTACAAATGCGCGATCAGGCAAATTTAAGCAGCACAACTCTAATGGGAATTGACATGATAGAAACTATTAAATCATCAGGCGCAGAAAACGGATTCTTTACGCGATGGGCAGGCTTTCAAGCTAATTCACTTGCTCAACTGGTAAAATTTGAGAGATTGAATCAGACTTTAGGGCAGCTTCCGGCGTTGTTGTCATTATTGTCATCAAATATAATTTTATTCTTGGGCATAAGATTAATAATGACAGGTGAATGGACAATCGGTTTAATTTCTGCGTTCAACGGATATTTAGCGGCGTTCTCGAGTCCAGCTCAAATGTTAATAAGTGCAGGCCAGCAGCTTCAAGAAATGCGAACAAGAATGGAACGTGTGCAGGACGTTTTTAAATATCCTGTTGACGTTGAATATGATAATGACTTGCCCGACGAGGAAATAAATAAATTGAGCGGCCTTGTTGAAGTGAATAATATTACATTCGGTTATAACAAGTTAAGCGAGCCGATTCTAAAAAATTTCTCAATGAGAGTCGAACCGGGAAAAAGTGTCGCTATTGTCGGGCCTTCAGGGTGCGGAAAATCTACCGTCGCAAAATTAATCACCGGTCTTTATAATGTCTGGGAGGGCGAAATTTTATTTGACGGCAAAAAGTTATCGCAAATTAATAGAAACGTTTTCACCGGCTCTGTAGCGTGTGTCAGTCAGGAAGCTATTTTATTCGAGGACTCAATTTCTAATAATATCCGCATGTGGGATAAATCAATTGAAGACTTTGAAATTATCTTGGCCGCGCGTGATGCAATGATTCATGATGAAATATTACAGCGGGACGGGGATTACTCGTCAGACGTTCAAGAGGGCGGGAAAAATTTTTCAGGCGGTCAGAAACAGCGAATCGAAATAGCTTCAGCACTTGCCCAAGACCCTACTATAATAATTCTTGATGAGGCAACAAGCGCACTGGACACTAAGACAGAATATAAATTGATAAATGCAATCTCAGCACGGGGAATAACGCGAATAATAATATCTCACAGACTCTCTATAATAAGGGACTGCGACGAAATTATCGTGATGAAAAACGGCGAAATTTTAGACAGAGGCACTCACCAGGAATTAATGAATAAATGCGGGTATTATGCGTCTCTGATTACAAATGAATAG
- a CDS encoding response regulator, whose protein sequence is MSFLLVDNNLSDLNNLSNIIHKVVPGMEIIAKQSAESVLTLPSLDFDAAFIEIELDPGYMSGLELAAKLKSIRKDVHIIFVTNSTDYYPEAFAVHADSYLLKKVTERDIKREINYISNNYPAPIKTKGKIYVQTFGGFNIFLDGNIIEFKRTKAKELLALLVDRRGAGVTARESCAALFGDRPYDDIVNGYYHVLVHSLVHTLMDAGIRNILIRRKSFLAIKPDTFECDAYNFLKGDPSAHRQYRGDYMICYDWAQYNALGN, encoded by the coding sequence ATGAGTTTTTTATTGGTCGATAACAATTTATCGGATTTAAATAATTTATCAAATATTATTCACAAAGTCGTCCCCGGTATGGAGATTATCGCAAAACAATCTGCCGAAAGCGTTTTAACACTGCCCTCACTTGATTTTGACGCGGCATTTATTGAAATCGAGCTTGACCCCGGATATATGAGCGGTCTTGAACTCGCAGCAAAATTGAAATCTATCCGCAAAGATGTTCATATTATATTTGTAACTAACAGCACAGATTATTATCCAGAAGCATTTGCAGTACACGCAGACTCTTATTTGCTGAAAAAAGTTACTGAACGGGACATCAAACGCGAAATTAATTATATCTCGAACAATTATCCCGCACCCATAAAGACTAAGGGAAAAATTTACGTCCAGACATTCGGAGGATTTAACATTTTTCTTGACGGAAATATAATCGAATTTAAGCGTACAAAAGCTAAAGAACTTCTTGCACTTTTGGTCGACAGGCGCGGGGCAGGCGTTACAGCTCGTGAGTCATGTGCAGCACTTTTCGGCGACAGACCCTATGACGATATTGTAAACGGCTATTATCATGTATTAGTTCATTCGTTAGTTCATACGCTCATGGATGCAGGAATAAGAAATATTTTAATCAGGCGCAAAAGTTTTCTCGCGATAAAACCTGATACTTTCGAGTGCGACGCTTATAATTTCCTCAAGGGCGATCCTTCCGCACATCGTCAATACAGGGGCGATTATATGATTTGCTACGATTGGGCGCAGTATAATGCATTAGGTAATTAG